The Dioscorea cayenensis subsp. rotundata cultivar TDr96_F1 chromosome 19, TDr96_F1_v2_PseudoChromosome.rev07_lg8_w22 25.fasta, whole genome shotgun sequence genome includes a window with the following:
- the LOC120249956 gene encoding pentatricopeptide repeat-containing protein At2g02980, chloroplastic-like: protein MIRGFSLVQHPSKEPIILYKEMIRRGFAYPNSYTLAFVMKACSIVLAFWEGMQIHSHAYKHGLDSSMFVQNALLNFYAKCEEIDYARSVFDEIPDKNLVVRSTMISGYARVGLVNEALELFREMQEVGIEPDEVTMIERARNMFNEMEEKDTKAWSSMIVGFAIHGLVDDALEHFSRMLESKVKPNHVTFIGVLSACAHSGLVDDGRRFWSVMHELGIDPMIEHYGCMVDLLCRTGHLDEAFVFVNDMPISPNSIIWRTLLMGCKIRGSSDKIEIAAERLLELEPHNPENYVMLSNLYASRAQWEEVSYMRKKMKDSGAKIVPGCSCIELDGIVHRFVVGDESHPDIKEIRKVLIDVSERVHRAGHVPWTRGVLHDVAEEEKEIALCEHSERLAIAYGLLKTKSPTVIRVVKNLRACDDCHEITKIVSRVFDREIIVRDRVRFHRFVQGSCSCNDFW from the exons ATGATCAGAGGCTTCTCTCTAGTCCAACATCCTTCCAAAGAGCCCATTATCCTATACAAGGAGATGATCCGAAGGGGCTTCGCTTACCCGAATAGTTATACACTTGCCTTTGTCATGAAGGCTTGCTCCATTGTTTTGGCCTTTTGGGAAGGCATGCAAATTCATTCCCATGCTTACAAGCATGGCCTTGACTCAAGCATGTTTGTTCAAAATGCATTGTTGAACTTTTATGCAAAGTGTGAGGAAATTGACTATGCGAGATCGGTATTTGATGAGATTCCTGATAAGAATTTGGTTGTGCGGAGTACTATGATCAGTGGTTATGCAAGAGTTGGATTGGTCAATGAGGCTTTGGAGTTGTTTAGGGAAATGCAAGAAGTGGGGATCGAGCCGGATGAGGTGACCATG ATAGAGAGGGCGAGGAACATGTTCAATGAGATGGAGGAGAAGGACACGAAAGCATGGAGCTCGATGATTGTCGGGTTTGCAATTCATGGCCTTGTGGATGATGCTTTGGAGCATTTCTCAAGGATGTTAGAATCAAAG GTGAAGCCTAATCATGTGACATTCATCGGTGTGTTATCTGCGTGCGCTCATAGTGGATTGGTTGATGATGGACGACGATTTTGGTCTGTCATGCATGAATTGGGCATTGATCCAATGATAGAACATTATGGTTGCATGGTTGATTTATTATGCAGAACTGGCCATTTGGATGaagcttttgtttttgtgaatgACATGCCCATATCTCCGAATTCTATAATTTGGAGGACTCTTTTAATGGGATGCAAGATCAGAGGGAGTTCAGATAAGATAGAGATTGCAGCTGAACGGCTTCTTGAGCTAGAGCCACACAATCCGGAGAACTATGTTATGCTCTCTAATCTCTATGCGTCGAGAGCTCAATGGGAAGAAGTGAGCTACATGAGAAAAAAGATGAAAGACAGTGGTGCGAAAATTGTTCCGGGATGCAGCTGCATTGAGCTTGATGGCATTGTGCACCGATTTGTTGTGGGTGATGAATCACATCCAGATATCAAAGAAATACGAAAAGTGTTGATCGATGTGTCTGAGAGAGTTCACCGTGCAGGACATGTGCCATGGACTCGCGGAGTTCTACATGATGTCGCCGAAGAGGAGAAAGAAATTGCACTTTGTGAGCATAGTGAAAGATTGGCAATTGCCTATGGACTGTTGAAAACTAAATCGCCGACAGTGATTCGGGTGGTGAAAAACTTGAGAGCTTGTGATGATTGTCATGAGATAACAAAAATTGTGAGTAGAGTGTTTGATAGGGAGATAATTGTAAGGGATCGAGTTCGGTTTCATCGGTTTGTTCAAGGGAGTTGCTCTTGTAAtgatttttggtga